From Cecembia calidifontis, one genomic window encodes:
- a CDS encoding plasmid stabilization system, whose product MEEEFALAIEIAIQQLLNKPFGYAIRYRNVRIAHPKRFPYNIHFYIDEANLTVVITAIVHIKRDPRRFFNRKR is encoded by the coding sequence TTGGAAGAAGAGTTTGCATTGGCCATAGAAATAGCAATCCAACAGTTATTGAATAAGCCATTTGGTTATGCAATCAGGTATAGGAATGTTCGAATTGCCCACCCGAAGCGATTTCCTTATAATATTCATTTTTACATAGATGAGGCCAATTTAACGGTGGTGATTACAGCAATTGTTCATATCAAAAGAGACCCAAGGAGATTTTTCAATCGAAAAAGGTGA
- a CDS encoding addiction module component CHP02574 family protein, with protein MKLQMIQDSNGEDMGVFIPIKEWLAIKNLYPDIEEISKDLPKWEKDLIDRRLEEISQNPERLIKEKKSLKS; from the coding sequence ATGAAGCTACAGATGATACAGGACAGTAATGGTGAGGACATGGGAGTTTTTATTCCGATTAAGGAATGGCTTGCCATAAAAAATCTATATCCGGATATTGAAGAAATAAGTAAAGATCTTCCAAAATGGGAGAAAGATTTGATTGATCGGAGACTGGAAGAGATTTCTCAAAATCCAGAAAGGTTGATAAAGGAAAAAAAATCTTTGAAGAGCTGA
- a CDS encoding XRE family transcriptional regulator: MHLNANIKFLRKQKGLTQETLANALGISRSKLAGYELNINPPLETILEMADYFGVSVDILLRKDLGALSEYKLRQLLETDQFLRGRNLRILSTTVDAEGKELIEVVSQKAKASYLAGFSDPDFIEELPRFSLPFLPQDKKHRVFQVDGDSMLPIPEGAWLVCEYVDDWFSIKDGGKYVIVTEQDGVTFKIAYNQIKDQERLLLCSSNPIYKPFYVNISDVREVWRYRLMMV; this comes from the coding sequence ATGCATCTCAACGCCAATATTAAATTTCTACGCAAGCAGAAAGGCCTCACGCAGGAAACTTTGGCCAATGCTTTAGGTATTAGTAGGTCCAAACTGGCAGGCTATGAGCTGAACATCAATCCTCCTTTGGAGACCATTTTGGAGATGGCGGATTATTTCGGGGTTTCGGTGGATATCCTTTTGAGGAAGGATCTGGGCGCACTTTCTGAATACAAACTCCGGCAGCTTTTGGAGACAGATCAGTTTCTCCGGGGTCGCAACCTCCGTATTCTCAGTACCACGGTGGATGCTGAGGGGAAGGAGTTGATCGAAGTGGTCTCACAAAAAGCCAAGGCTTCCTATTTGGCGGGGTTTTCGGATCCGGATTTTATAGAAGAGCTGCCCCGCTTTTCTCTGCCCTTTTTACCCCAGGACAAGAAGCACAGGGTGTTTCAGGTGGATGGGGATTCCATGTTGCCCATTCCCGAAGGCGCTTGGTTGGTCTGCGAGTATGTGGATGACTGGTTTTCCATCAAGGATGGGGGAAAATATGTCATCGTCACCGAGCAGGATGGGGTGACTTTTAAGATTGCCTACAATCAGATCAAGGACCAGGAAAGGCTGCTTTTGTGTTCCAGCAATCCCATTTACAAGCCTTTCTATGTCAATATCTCAGATGTGAGGGAAGTGTGGAGGTACAGGTTGATGATGGTGTGA
- the dinB gene encoding DNA polymerase IV has translation MSSGRSIVHMDLDSFFVSVERLYDSRLNGKPILIGGSGDRGVVASCSYEARKFGVHSAMPMRTARQLCPEALIIRGDFEKYSQKSHEITEIIREEVPLFEKSSIDEFYIDYTGMDRFFGCFKMAKELREKILKESGLPISLGLSENKTVSKVATGEAKPNNYKEVIRGTEKPFLAPLSVRKIPMIGEKTSLTLYNMGVKTVKTLQVMPAELLEATFGKNGLSIWEKANGIDRSPVVPYSEAKSISSENTFEQDTIDVKMLEANLIAMTEQLAGKLRQKQQLTACVSVKIRYSDFDTHTVQQRIPYTSADHRLIKTVKELFKKLYTRRLLIRLIGVRFSHLVHGNYQINLFEDTEEQIRLYQALDKINVKYGDKTVCRAIGMQVGRRRFNPFNGVAL, from the coding sequence ATGAGCAGTGGGCGAAGTATAGTGCATATGGATTTGGATTCGTTTTTTGTGTCGGTGGAGCGACTGTACGACAGCAGGTTGAATGGTAAACCCATCCTGATCGGGGGATCGGGAGACCGGGGAGTGGTGGCTTCCTGCAGCTATGAAGCGAGAAAATTTGGGGTACACTCGGCCATGCCGATGCGGACGGCAAGACAACTCTGCCCGGAGGCCCTGATCATTCGGGGGGATTTTGAGAAATACAGTCAAAAATCCCATGAAATCACGGAAATCATCCGGGAAGAAGTCCCCTTATTTGAAAAATCTTCGATTGATGAGTTTTACATAGATTACACCGGCATGGACAGGTTTTTTGGCTGCTTCAAGATGGCCAAAGAACTGCGGGAAAAGATCCTGAAAGAAAGCGGCCTACCCATTTCCCTGGGGCTTTCTGAGAACAAGACCGTATCCAAAGTGGCCACGGGAGAGGCCAAGCCCAACAATTACAAAGAGGTAATCAGGGGAACAGAAAAACCCTTCCTTGCTCCCCTCTCTGTGCGGAAAATCCCCATGATCGGCGAAAAGACCTCCCTTACACTCTATAACATGGGAGTAAAGACCGTCAAAACCCTGCAGGTCATGCCGGCGGAATTACTGGAAGCTACTTTCGGCAAAAACGGATTGAGCATCTGGGAAAAAGCCAATGGCATAGACCGCTCCCCTGTGGTGCCCTACTCAGAGGCCAAGTCCATCTCTTCGGAAAACACCTTCGAGCAGGACACGATAGATGTCAAGATGCTGGAGGCCAATCTCATCGCCATGACAGAACAATTGGCGGGCAAATTGCGGCAAAAGCAACAGCTTACAGCCTGTGTAAGTGTCAAAATCCGCTATTCGGACTTTGATACGCATACGGTACAGCAGCGCATCCCTTACACCTCTGCGGACCATAGGCTCATCAAAACGGTGAAAGAGCTCTTCAAAAAACTGTACACACGCCGTCTGCTCATCCGGTTGATCGGTGTGCGCTTCAGCCACCTTGTCCATGGAAATTATCAGATCAACCTCTTTGAGGACACCGAAGAGCAGATCCGCCTCTATCAGGCCCTGGACAAGATCAACGTGAAATACGGAGACAAAACTGTCTGCCGGGCCATTGGCATGCAAGTAGGAAGAAGACGCTTCAATCCTTTTAATGGAGTGGCGCTATGA
- a CDS encoding IS30 family transposase → MNKFKHLSQEQRYQIEALFRNGTSQTKIAAIIGVNKSTVSRELQRNTGKRGRYSGEYKAAVAQNRTDERHRLKRKRIKFTESLKEEARKFLVVDKLSPELISVTWKKQGKEGVCHETLYNWIFTAKKSSHWRYRRDRELYKNLRHGKRKRKRGNYRHTRGIIRERVPIDQRPPVVEKRQRIGDIEVDLMMGKNHKSALLVLVDRATLVTTIEKLDGKNADIIEQKIAKRIQRIGASFFKSITFDNDMAFANHYKIRDKFNIPTFFTRPYTSQDKGTVENRIGLIRAFLPKGTDLNQISREQIQNIETKINNRPIRKFNYLSPIECLMKKLGVAFMT, encoded by the coding sequence ATGAATAAATTTAAACATCTCAGCCAGGAACAAAGGTACCAAATAGAGGCTTTATTTAGAAACGGAACTTCCCAGACCAAAATCGCTGCGATTATCGGTGTCAACAAAAGTACTGTATCCAGAGAACTTCAAAGAAATACCGGCAAGAGGGGCCGTTATAGCGGTGAATATAAGGCTGCAGTTGCCCAGAACCGTACAGACGAAAGACATAGACTCAAGAGAAAGCGAATCAAATTTACCGAGTCCCTTAAAGAAGAGGCCCGCAAATTCCTTGTTGTTGACAAATTGAGCCCAGAGCTAATATCGGTCACCTGGAAGAAACAAGGTAAAGAAGGGGTTTGTCATGAGACACTCTACAACTGGATATTTACTGCCAAAAAAAGTAGCCATTGGAGATACCGAAGGGACAGGGAGCTTTACAAGAATCTCCGGCATGGTAAAAGAAAGCGTAAGAGAGGTAATTACAGGCATACCAGAGGAATTATCAGGGAGAGAGTTCCAATTGACCAAAGGCCTCCTGTAGTTGAAAAAAGACAAAGGATAGGAGATATTGAAGTAGACCTTATGATGGGGAAAAACCACAAATCAGCTCTTTTGGTACTGGTGGACAGGGCAACCTTGGTTACTACCATAGAGAAACTTGATGGTAAAAATGCAGATATCATTGAACAGAAAATAGCAAAGAGAATACAGAGAATTGGTGCTTCGTTCTTCAAATCAATCACTTTCGATAATGATATGGCATTCGCAAACCATTATAAAATCAGAGATAAATTCAATATCCCAACATTCTTTACAAGACCATACACTTCACAGGATAAAGGAACAGTGGAAAACAGAATCGGACTTATCAGGGCTTTCCTGCCAAAGGGTACTGACCTCAATCAAATCTCTCGGGAACAGATCCAAAATATAGAAACCAAAATCAATAACAGGCCAATAAGAAAGTTTAATTATCTTAGTCCTATCGAATGTCTAATGAAAAAATTAGGCGTTGCATTTATGACTTGA
- a CDS encoding DUF4221 family protein, with the protein MKKNYFINIHIALFLISCDIKNENSLEYDYLKFLNDSVGINLDDSTSNEFMRTQYLKSGEKEFLYHYNQFKDKIEKFDLETGLLAKTIGYPNDEPYVIKLVQGISVVNEDSIFLYPSLGIRGTILINDNGELIQRYLPDKTKDLETSLVNHISFGAQRTLIFGDKIYFIHYPLFEMSNPSNINSDFKFEVIYDTKLNKVEYLDESSFPNFYHNKIWPSNHLQVSREVNCGKWIYSWNMEDSILVIDRENENSTYINAKSKFKNKEFEPFRMMPNNDQKIQFTLTNLKYYGIYYDQFRKLYYRTVQLPGSYQKRADAKLLDANRDFSIIILDDSFNIIDEVLFKGGIYNIYRLFVGEKGVYLPLNNPNYNGQKEDILHYHIFNFSR; encoded by the coding sequence ATGAAAAAAAATTATTTTATAAATATTCATATAGCTTTATTTTTAATTTCTTGTGATATTAAAAATGAAAACTCTTTAGAATACGATTATTTAAAATTTTTGAATGACTCCGTAGGGATAAATTTAGATGACTCTACATCTAATGAATTTATGCGGACTCAATATTTAAAATCAGGCGAAAAAGAGTTTTTATATCATTATAATCAGTTTAAAGATAAAATAGAAAAATTTGACCTTGAGACTGGTTTGCTGGCAAAAACAATTGGTTATCCAAATGATGAACCTTATGTAATTAAACTGGTCCAGGGGATTTCTGTGGTAAACGAAGATTCTATCTTTTTATATCCTTCATTAGGGATCAGGGGTACAATCCTAATAAATGATAATGGTGAATTAATTCAAAGGTACCTTCCGGATAAGACCAAGGATTTAGAGACTTCTTTAGTTAATCATATTTCTTTTGGCGCTCAGAGAACATTAATTTTTGGTGATAAAATTTACTTTATTCATTATCCTCTTTTTGAAATGAGCAATCCTTCGAATATTAATAGTGATTTTAAATTTGAAGTCATTTATGACACAAAATTAAATAAAGTAGAATATTTGGATGAGTCATCTTTTCCAAATTTTTATCACAATAAGATATGGCCCTCTAATCACTTACAAGTATCTAGGGAAGTAAATTGCGGTAAATGGATTTATTCTTGGAATATGGAAGACAGTATTTTAGTAATTGACAGGGAAAATGAAAATTCAACTTATATTAATGCAAAAAGCAAGTTTAAAAATAAGGAATTTGAACCTTTTAGAATGATGCCCAATAATGATCAAAAAATCCAATTTACTTTAACTAATCTAAAATACTATGGTATTTATTATGATCAATTCAGAAAATTATATTACAGGACTGTTCAACTTCCAGGGTCATATCAAAAAAGAGCGGATGCAAAATTATTGGATGCTAACAGAGATTTTTCAATCATTATCTTAGATGATAGTTTTAACATTATAGATGAAGTATTATTCAAAGGCGGGATTTATAACATTTACAGGTTATTTGTTGGAGAAAAAGGTGTTTATTTACCTTTGAATAATCCTAACTACAATGGTCAAAAAGAGGATATTTTACATTATCATATTTTTAATTTTTCAAGATGA
- a CDS encoding transposase codes for MAQLPLFKDFDGYSPKYHFFKNSLLGQVHDSIPWDELVSCLPRELSGRGAPSWFGPKGMFALMFLKAYLNVSDRHLLERFNTDWSLQYFCGKVLAENEQIKDMTIMTRIRAYIETHCEWEKLQEILILHWKHDVNNSHVLLMDATCYESYIRFPTDVKLLWECCEWVFEDQLFRICSDLGIKRPRSKFREQKLAQTTYSRKRKNSFKETLRRRKALVYLLNKGIEQLQEVLDKNKGAGLDLKDFSRFGVVKKICQQQEFLLDNPPSKLKDRIVSLHKPYLRPIVRGKENKPVEFGAKAHILQVDGLAFIDKLDFNAFNECTRLKLSVAKHKRFFGPARQLGADRIYATNKNRVFCTHQKIFTCFPKKGPKQLSKAEKVLSSEISRQRATVMEGVFGTNKNHYGLGKIKVKGEKREKLMIFFGIMSANAVLIAKRRAAKESPPLQRSA; via the coding sequence ATGGCTCAGCTTCCTCTTTTCAAAGATTTCGATGGATATTCTCCAAAATATCACTTTTTCAAGAATTCATTGTTAGGTCAGGTTCATGACAGTATCCCTTGGGATGAACTTGTTTCATGTCTCCCAAGAGAACTTTCGGGAAGAGGTGCTCCAAGCTGGTTTGGTCCCAAGGGTATGTTTGCACTTATGTTTTTAAAAGCATATCTGAATGTCAGCGACCGGCATCTTCTGGAACGCTTCAATACTGACTGGTCTCTCCAGTATTTCTGCGGGAAAGTATTGGCAGAAAATGAGCAGATTAAAGACATGACCATTATGACCCGTATAAGGGCTTATATTGAAACCCATTGTGAATGGGAGAAGCTTCAGGAGATTCTTATCCTGCACTGGAAACATGATGTCAATAACAGCCATGTACTTCTGATGGATGCCACCTGCTATGAGTCGTACATACGTTTTCCAACTGACGTAAAGCTTCTTTGGGAGTGCTGTGAATGGGTTTTTGAAGATCAGCTATTCAGGATCTGTTCAGACCTGGGTATCAAAAGGCCAAGATCCAAATTCAGGGAGCAGAAACTCGCCCAAACGACTTATTCGAGAAAAAGGAAAAACAGTTTTAAGGAAACACTCAGAAGAAGAAAAGCATTGGTGTATCTTCTCAACAAAGGCATAGAACAGCTTCAGGAGGTTTTGGACAAAAACAAAGGAGCGGGCCTTGATCTGAAAGACTTTTCAAGGTTTGGGGTGGTAAAAAAGATATGTCAGCAACAGGAGTTCCTGTTGGACAATCCTCCTTCCAAACTCAAGGATAGGATTGTGTCACTTCATAAACCATATCTCCGACCAATAGTGAGAGGGAAGGAGAATAAGCCTGTAGAGTTTGGTGCCAAAGCCCATATCTTACAGGTGGATGGTCTTGCTTTTATTGACAAACTGGATTTTAATGCATTCAATGAATGTACAAGACTGAAGCTGTCAGTAGCAAAGCATAAAAGATTTTTCGGTCCTGCCAGACAGCTTGGAGCGGACAGAATATATGCAACAAACAAAAACCGTGTATTCTGTACCCATCAGAAGATCTTCACCTGCTTCCCAAAAAAAGGCCCCAAACAATTAAGCAAAGCAGAAAAAGTACTAAGCTCTGAAATCTCCAGACAGAGAGCTACTGTAATGGAAGGTGTTTTTGGGACAAACAAAAACCATTATGGGCTTGGCAAAATCAAGGTGAAAGGGGAGAAAAGAGAAAAACTGATGATATTTTTTGGGATTATGTCAGCAAATGCGGTTCTGATAGCAAAAAGAAGGGCAGCAAAGGAAAGCCCACCCCTACAACGATCAGCATAA